ctccctgctccagccctggcccctgTGGCTtgggtgctgcctctgctgctctcctgccatggctgcCCTCTCTTGCAGAGCACCCTCGCATCTCTCACCAAGATGTCCTGCTACGACGTGTGCACCCCCAAAACCAGcgtggctgtgccccagcccatcGCTGAGAGCTGCAACGAGCTGTGTGCCCGCCAGTGCCCCGACTCCTCGGCCTTGATCCAGCCGCCCCCCGTGGTGGTCACCTTCCCCGGCCCCATCctcacctccttcccccagcaagCCGTGGTGGGCTCCTCCGGAGCACCGGCCTTTGGcggctccctggggctgggcggCCTCTACGGCGCCGGCGCCACCCAGGCCTCGGCTGGCCTCTGCACCTTTGGCAGAGCCTGCGCTGCTCCCGCCTACAGCCCTTGCGCCCTGCCCCGCTACAGCAAGAAGCTCTGGGACACCTGCGGGCCCTGCTAgagccaccacagcccagcccaaacGCGTGCGGCCGCCTCAGCCCAGCATGGAGAAGTTGAGCTCTGCACAAGCTGCCCTGGCCTCCTGCAGCCCGTGACACCCGGCCTGTCTGGGGCTTTTCCACCATCCCTCTCCTGgcctttcctgcctttcctggtACAATAAAGTTTTCCTGCATCTAATTCCTGTCTCTTTGCCTTATTTTCCTTACTTATGAACACCCCTGGCATGGGGGAGTTTCAGGAGTGGGAGGGGAAATGATGATGCAGGGATGTCCAGGGATAATGAAAAATtgaaggagaaagcaaaaataaaaaaaaggagggatTCGAGAATGGAGGTTTATGTTGAgatcaaaatgaaataaaatggaaattgaaACATAAAACAGAGCATGTTGGTGTCTTAGGGTGGATTTATGATGCCTGTATTCCAAAATTCAATCCTAGCTTGGTACCATATACATCCCTCATATGGCAAAAATTTGTACGACTTGGGCTACAAGAATACACTTCTGCTTTAGCAATAATGAAGCGGGATAACAGAGAGGAGACCGCGCTTGATATGGCAAGCAAGCTCTAATCATCTGCATATGCCGTGCATGGCCCAACACATGCTGGAATATCTGCTGTAGAGGCAGAGGCCATTTAGCGATTGAACACTTTGCCATGACTGTCAGAGAACCCATCTGCAATAGCACTCCTGAATGTGGAAGAGTGACAAGTGTCAATTGCCACCTCGACAGTGCACTGCTAGCAGTACCGGACAAATGGAGATGCTGTGATCGCATCCACAATATGATTTGCGatctggagagccaaggggtggtcagcaaaacccactcacccttcaacagttccatctggcctgtgcacaaatctgatggagaatggagattgactgtggactatcgtgccttgaatgaagtgactcctCCGCTGAGCGCGGCCatgccggacatgctggagctgcagtatgagctggagtccaaggcagcaaggtgaTATGCCACCtttgacattgccaatgcatttttctccattcctctggcagcagagtgcaggcctcagtttgctttcacctggaggggcgtgcagtacacctgaAACCCACTGCCCAAGGGGtgaaaacacagccccaccatctgccacggactgatccagaCTGTACAGGAAAGGGTGGGGCTCCAGAACATTTACAGTACattgatgacatcattgtgtgggggaacacagcagcagaagtatacaagaaggagagaaaattatccagaGTCTCCTGAAAGCTGGTTTTGTcatcaaagaaaagcaaagccaaaggAACTGCCCAAAAGATCTAATTCctaggagtgaagtggcaaggCGGACGGCGCCAGATTCACACTGAGGTCATCAgtaagatcactgcaatgtctgCACCAACCAGCAATAAGGAAACACcagctttcctaggtgccataagcttttggagaatgcacatccctgcatacagccagattgtgagccctccctacctggtcacccgcagGAAGAACAATTTCCACTGGGACACTGAGCAGCAGAAAGCCTTCacccagatcaaacaggagatAACTCATCCTgtagcccttggcccagtcaggatgGGACCAGATGTGAAGAATATGTtctactctgcagccaggaaccATGGtgtgtcctggagcctttggtagaaggtgcctggtgagactTATGGTCAACCATTGGGATTTGGGAGTCAAAGTTCCAAAGGGTCTGAAGCCAAatacactcccacagagaaggaaatattgGCCACCTATGTAAGatttcaagctgcctcagaggtgattggcacagaaaCACAACATCTCCTGGCACCTTGACTGCCAGTGCTCGGGTGGATTTTCAAAGCAGAGGTTCCCTTTACCCACCAGCCCACCTATGCCACATGGAGgaagtggattgccctcatcatGCAGCGCGCCCGTTTTGGA
The nucleotide sequence above comes from Oenanthe melanoleuca isolate GR-GAL-2019-014 chromosome 2, OMel1.0, whole genome shotgun sequence. Encoded proteins:
- the LOC130249941 gene encoding scale keratin-like, encoding MSCYDVCTPKTSVAVPQPIAESCNELCARQCPDSSALIQPPPVVVTFPGPILTSFPQQAVVGSSGAPAFGGSLGLGGLYGAGATQASAGLCTFGRACAAPAYSPCALPRYSKKLWDTCGPC